The genomic window AGAGAAGGCCTCCGGTAAGCACCGAGGACCAAATGTGCTTGGCACTATTCTTCTTTCTTCTACTCTGTGCTTGACTAGAGCGGGGGTGGGTGGATTTCCTATGGTCGGTTAGAATCAATGCATTCATTGCTTAAAGGGTAATTTGCAAATAGCCTCCTGTCCGGAGGGATGTCCAACAGAGGGGACAAAGTGGGACCGTAATGGTTGGTGTTGTTTTCACACTTCTCTTGCGGGCTTGTGTTCAATTCATGGACAGTCTGGCCCTTATTTAGTCtctccagaaaaacaaagtatttgtCTTGAGTGTGTCCTAAGATGAGCAAAATGATATTAGAAACAAAAGCACACCGCAATGGGGATCCACTCCCTGGGAGCTGGTAGGAATTGGTAGCCTGGGTCTGCTGGTCAGCAAACTCtcaggaagcttctggaagaacCTGTGCTTATGACCTCCCTCCGGGGGTTACATATGCACCCATTATACATCTCGGGCCATGCACATGACTCGCACTGCATAGAACCCAGACACCCCCATTCATAAACACACAGACGAGTTAACTTGCTCTTGTCCCCACATCCCACTCTTCTTAGGGGAGCAGGAAGGGATGTCTTTGAACACTGTCTTCGACATTTAAGCTGCCCACACACAGCCCTACCTCCCAGAGTACACACTCATCCTCAGAAGGTTGGACTGTCCTGCAGTGTCTAAAGCTCAGGAGGTTTCCCTCGACCTCACGCCAGAAAAATGACAGTAGCAAGGCCTCCTTTGTGCCCACCAGAACATGATCTTCATgaaggatcccaggatcccattttgtttttcatgtaggAAGAAGTCCTCGCTGCTCACCATGTCCAGATCCAGGATGATGAGCAGAGCAGGAGGTGAGGGAAAAAAGACACAAGGGGATAGCAGGCCTACTTTCAACTTTTCACTTTTCTACCCCATGGCTATGTCCTGGGGGGGTCCTGTGTCCTGGGCAAGTCACCTTTCCCCTCTGAGCCTCTCTGCCATTTAGCAAAATGAAAGGGTTGAACTTAAATTTCAGGGTTGTCATGTGCCAACAGGATAATTAATTGGAAGCGGTTGTTGAGAAGGAGTTCAAAGTCATGCCCAGGCTCAGGAGGGGAGAGTTCTAAGAGACACAGCTCTCGGCCGAGGTCGCCCATCGTCATCCCGGACAATTTGAAAATTTCAACCCAGTGATTCTATGATTCTAATGTTCATCTGTGAAACTGAAGGTACTTGGTTGGCCAAATCTGCCAACAGTCAGATTTTGCTAAGaccatgtaatatttttaaatgtttaaataggtTCCCAAAGTTTAAACTATGGAAATTTAACATAAAAGAtattcacaggggcacctgggtggctcagtgggttaaagcctctgccttcagctcaggtcatgatcccagggtcctgggatcgagccccgcatcgggctctctgctcagtggggggcctgcttcctcctctctctctgccagcctctctgcctacttgtgatctctgtctgtcaaataaatgaataaaatcttcaaaaaaaaaaaaaaagatattcacagACATCCGAGGGCTGGATGGGAGTTTTAGCTGCCCCTTTGCGCTGAAAGGGCACCGCCTTTCCTAATTCCTTCGCTCATCTGTTACCGGCCAGGCCCTGGGAAGCTTGAGAACCCTGTCCTAAGCCTGCCGTTCTCCCTTCCCTGTTCttttccactccccctcccccaccaacatACACTTGCCTTCATCAGGGGCATTCTTGTCCCACACGGACCACATCTGGACGCTGAAGAAGGGTGCCCAGCAGGCGATGTACGCCAGCACAATGACAAAAGTCATTTTCACGGTTTGGATCTTGGCCCTGGAGATGGTGTTGATGCTGCTGACTCGGGATGGCAGCCCCCGTGTGGCCACAGCTGGGCCAGAAGGTGAGGTCCTGTCCCACGTCCTCCAGCCCCTTCCTTCCACCTTCCGGGCCTGTGTCTTGACTTTGAGGTTCTTACAGATCTCATGGTAGATGAGGCTGTAGCAGGCCGTGAGCATGGCCACGGGCAGGACAAAGATGGCCAGGGTGTTCCAGGTGATGTAGACGCGAGGCCCCCAAGGGACGCGGAAGTGCGCCCAGCAGTCCAGCACCCCGGTGCCCTGGATCACCTCTCGCAGAGAAAAGATGAAGACTTGAGGCAGGCTGAGGACAGCAGCCAGCAGCCAGGGGGCGGCGATGAGCGGGTAGGCGGACTGGCTGGGCTGCTGGAGGCTGCGCAGCGGGTGACAAACCGCCAGGTAGCGGTCCAGCGTCATGGCCAGCAGCATGTAGGTGGAGGCAAACATGCTGAGCACCTGCAGGTACTTGACGGTCCGGCAGAGGAGGTCGGGGCCCTGGAAGCGGTAGGTGATGTCCCACAGCAGCTGGGGCAGCACCTGGAAGAGCGCCACGCCCAGGTCGGTCAGGGCCAGGTGCAGAACAAACAGGTGCATGCGGGAGCGCTTGCGGCTTCGCTGTCCCAGGGTCAGCAGCACGGTCAGATTGCCCCCTGTCGCCAGCACCAGGACGGTGGCCAGGACTCCGATCTCCGCCTTGGCCAGCTCCTCATCCCGGCCCAGCCAGGGTGTGGTGGCATTGGGGGCAGACAAGGTGCCCCGGGGAGTGGGGTTGGCAGCCCAGGCAGGCCCAGAATCCATGGTTGACTTtgctgggagggatggggagggggagagagaggggtggacAGTGTGGGGGCAAGTAGAGGGGTTTGATGGGTGAAATGGAGTGGGAAGGGGAAGGTTTcgtgggagagaaaggagaagggggaaTGACAGGGAGAAGGCGAAAATAGGGAGAAatagagacagggagggagaaagagataaggaaggagaaGATGCTGATCACACAATGGGgggaagcttaggagcaaagggCAAGAGGGCTCAGGGAGGGAGACGGGCTGTCAGGAAATGGGCTGTGCAGTGTGAGacttggggaggggaaggagctgcCACCACTTCCCAATCCACCCCAAATTCACTTTCTCCCAACTTTTCTGGAAGCGGAAAGTAACGTCCCTAAGCCTGCTTGGAGGCTAGGTCGGAGCCAGCGGCGCCGCCCTCTGGACTGCAAGCCCCAGGGAAAACAGCGCCTGCTCAGGCACCCTGACCTGTGGGGAAAAGAGCGCAGTGGCTGGAGCCAAGCGGGTTTTATGCAGCGGGAGCCCAGCGGCCCCTCCGCGCTGGTTGGCTCCCGCAGAGGAGGGCGGAGTGAGGATCCCCGGCACTCAGCGGGCAGAAGGACCGCTGGGAAGGGAAGGGCTGGGAAGACGAAGGGACAGCAAGGCAGCGGAGCAGCGACAGAGCTAGAGAAGCAGAAGACAAGCACTCACAGGCCTGCCAGACCCCCAGGCCCGCAGAGATGACTTCATCTTTGCTTGGACCCCGCAACCCCTCGGACAGGTGCACAGTCAGcgaggggggggggtggggttggtCACTCCCGGAGGCGGGGCCCTAAGGCTGGCAGCGCTGTTAGAGGTGTCCCCTGTCCCAGGCTTCCTGTTAGCTCACGAAGGGTCCAGAATCTGCAGGGGTGGCCAGGTGGGCGAGTTGGCATCCCTAGACGGAGCCCTCAAGCCCTTGGCCGGAGGCCTGACCGCAGCCACTGGTGGGAAACTTGGAGCCATAAGGCAGGACGCGTGTGGAGAGGGAGCGGTGGTGGGGATAGGACAGAGGTGCGGGGTGAAGGGGCTGGACCTGGAGGCCTGGGGCGCTGGGTGGGAGCAGCCCACGGGAGGAATTCCTGTGTGTGTCcccagaagtctttttttttttttttaatttgagagacagtgagatcggagagcatgagcaaggagaaggtcagagagagaagcagactccccgtggagccgggagcccgatgcaggactcgatctcaggactccaggatcatgacctgagccgaaggcagtcgtccaaccaactgagccatccaggcgtctctgtccccagaggtcttAACCCGCGGCCTCCCCCACAGTGTTTCATGGGCAAAATCACAAACGCAGTTAACCACCCTGAGGGGGAAGAAAACAGCCCTAGAGAAGCAGTGGGACTTGCTCTAGAAGGTCCCGGAACCAGAAGATCACAGAGGCTGGACTAACCCGAGCCCTGTGCCTTTCCCAGAGTGGACCTAACACCCAGTATGTGACAGGCACTGGTGCCCAGGGACAAATACACAAGGCAGATTATCGGGATTCTCTCTGGAACAGATTCCAAGTTCTTTGGGAGTGACAGCAGCGTAGTCTGCCGCCCTCCGAGAACACGGGGTCCATCCTTGGTCCGAGGTCCTCTTGTCCCTCTCTTGAATCAAACCAGATGCCCCTTTAGAGTGTCACCCACCCACGCAGTTAGCATCATCTCTTAAAGACCCCCCTCCTAGACACCTACAAACTCATCTCCACTTCACCCCACTGCCATCGCTCAAACACCATCTCTCCCCAAAATACTGTAGGGTTCTCTCGTGGACTTCAGCCCAGGATCCACCTTCTCCAGGATTTTGCTCTCTGTGAATGATAATTTTAAGTCTCTTTATTGGTTCGTCTCTGTCTGCAGACAAACAATTTCTAGTgttgttcattaaaaaaacaagtcatagggcgcctgggttgctcagtttgttaagcgactgccttcagctcaggtcatgatcccagagtgctgggatcgggtcccgcatcaggctccctgctccatggggagtctgctccctctgaccttctcccctctcatgctctctctcactgtctctctctcaaataaataaataaaatcttaaaaaaaaaaacaaaaaacaaaaaacaagtcatAACCCTCCTCAGACGCTATACCCCCACCCCTCGCTGTAACTGTCTTTCCCCTTCACAGCAAAATTTTTATAAAGGGCTGCCTAGCTGGTCTCCATTTTCTTGTTCCCATTTATTCCTTGATATATGCAttgatgttatatatatttacacatttttaaaacattatgtattatataagtgataccatactAGAAATACCACTCTAGAACacactttttaaattctagttgatTTTTGAGATCTGTCCATGATCATACATAGGATAGATCTAGTTCATTCTGCTTAATTACTGCATGGTATTCAAGCACGTGaacttaatacattttatttatcctggACACTATTTTTATCATTGAGTTTCattccagctcttttttttttttttgcaatttttttttaaaatgctacaaCAAATATTCTTATGTATGCCTCCTTGTATCCATATATGAGAATTTTCTGGGGTGTACTTCCAGAAGTGTATGCTGGGCATTGGTAGTCTTGGGTCATACAAAGTATGAATTTTCAATTAGGTGAGATATATCCTAACTTTTATCTCTAAATTCATTGTATTGATTTATTCTCCCACTGGCTTCACACAGCTTTCCTGACAGACTCACAAGTCAAGACTTCTTCATTTTCACGAATCTGATTGGTGTAAAACAGAatctcattttgcttttattttttctctgattCCTGATTATTGGGGTgtctttccatatatttatttgcagtttgggtttcctcttctgtggATTGTTCTTATTCTCTGCATCATTTTTGACCAGGATATTTTTCATACTTATGTGCAGGATATTTTACACATTCTGATATGAACTCTTATGTATTCTGATAAGTCacagatattttcttctatttgccATTTATCTTTTAACTTTGTTTATGAGGTCATTTGTGACCCAGAAAATTTAGATTTTAATGTCATCAAGACTTTCTTTAATCATTCCTGCTTTACTGGTTTGTGTTCCCTATCTTGAAAACAGAGATATGCCCTCTATATTTCTTTCTAACAtgtttaacatttgtttttaatatttaggtctttaatccaccaggaacttatttttgtgtatgtgtcagGTAAAAAcccagcttcatttttttcccccacatggCAAAGCGATTTCTTCATTGATTGAGTTGTGCATCATTTCTCAATTATTACCTGTATAATAAATATATCGAGTTCAAAATATGTGTGAGCTTATCTCTGGGATCTCTGTTCTGTgccattggtttattttttatccctgctctaatatttcattattttattactaaGGCTTTATAATAAACCTTAATATATGATAAAAACAagccttcctctttttcttattttcaaaatgcttttcacGGTCTTAAAAGCTGTGAAATAGATATCAGTTTTTCTAGTTCCACAAAAAGTTCTGTTAAGCTTTTGGTTGGAAGTATTGAGTTTAGAGAATAATTTGGGGAGAATTCtcgttttttattttaatcagatCTATTATTATGTCCTTCTGTaatgtttcataattttcttcgTAGATGTCCCATCTTTTGATAGAGCTCTTTCTCTATACCTAACAGTTTCTGTTGCCATTATAtacagagttttgttttattacattttctggTTAGTTATGGGAACAATGCTGATATTTGTCTCTTGCTCTTATATTCAGCAATTTTGTTACACACTTTTAtaagtaaattattttgaattatctgTGCATTTAATATTGTCTGAAAACAATGatcattctttgtcttttattttcagtccatttcctttccttgtcttATTGTGATGGCTAAGACTCTACTACAAAGTTGAAAAGCAGGCATCATTGATATTTCTGACTTTAATGAGACTGCTTTTAAAGTTTCACCATTAAGTATTGTGTTTATGGTAGTCttcttcacttttaatttttaaatatacttatttttacacATACATAGTATAGAGTCAAATAATTCTACACTGGTTATGAAAAAAAGCAATCCCCCCCCAGAACTACTCTATTTTTTAACTCCTAGAGGTAgtaattctctatttttaaagatttttattaaaattttttaaccatatacaaaagtagagagaatagaACTTCACAGGAGAACATAGttgttcctctttcctttttgcaGTTGCTTGTCACTCCAATTTGTGGATTTACTAAACTCTAGGCATCGAATCCCCTTTGATGGGGATTTTTAAATCCagttttgctattacaaatagtGCTTCAATAAATTGCCTTGTATATTTCCTTCTATACTTTGCCAGTATATCTTTGTTGTAGGCTTCTAGAAATGAGATTGCTGGGTTAAAGGGTATTTACATTAACAGTTTTACTATATATTGTCAAATTCTATTCTCTAGGAGGTGGACCAGTTGCATTCTCACTAGGAATGTATGAGGGTACCCATTTCCCCATAGTGTTGCCAACACTGTGTTCttaaattttggattttttaacaATCCGGTAAGATAAAAACAGTGTCTCAGTATTTTGTGTGCCTTTTATTATGAGTGAAGTTGAGTGTCTTAATGTCAagagccattctttttttaagatttattttattttaaaaagggaaagacagagagagagagtgagcatggacaagcaaggggaaaggacagagggagaaggagagaagcaggctccccactggctcacaactctgagatcatgacctgtgccgaaatcaagagttagatgcacaactgactgagccaccaaggtgtccctgtCAAGAgccattcttatttctttttctaatggtTATTGATATCTCTAGTGACTTTTTCTGTGATTgttgatctttttattttctcttttggaaaCTTTATATACTTCGGTAATGAACCCTTGTCTGACATtcaaattgcaaatattttttcttgttttgtcattgatttttttacttgattaatGGTATTTTTTACAGAGGTcaccttttattttatgttttgttttgttttgctttattaattatttttattaacatataatgttttatttgccccaggggtacaggtctgtgaattgtcaggcttacacatttcacagcactcagcatagcacatagcctcccaatgtccatcacccaaccatcctctccctgtccccctccccccagcaaccctaagtttattttgtgagattaagagtctcttatggtttgtctccctcccaatcccatcttgtagAGGCCACCTTTTAAAACTCATCATCAGCTATATTTGCTATCAACCTCCATATTTCTAAGTAACAAACATACATTGCAAtttcttcagttttgctttttaagcATTACCTTCTGGCCTTCCCTTTGGTAGGTGAGCATATAGTAATCTCTCAAAACAGACCTACCACCCACCTACATACTTCCTGCATCCCCATCTTCCCAATGTAGTAATGGGAACAGTGACTTATGGGTCTCCACTGGAAACTGACTTTGTATAAATTGCAAGTTGAATCTTTAGGGAATAATAAAGATCTGTAAAACCtttcacaaaaaatattttaaaatttgaaaaagagatGACTtgttctcaaataattaaatctaaTCCTTTACAAAAGGATTTGCTTCCTAGGATTTAAATGTCAGTTTCTACATTACTGACTAATAGAC from Neovison vison isolate M4711 chromosome 10, ASM_NN_V1, whole genome shotgun sequence includes these protein-coding regions:
- the AVPR1B gene encoding vasopressin V1b receptor; this translates as MDSGPAWAANPTPRGTLSAPNATTPWLGRDEELAKAEIGVLATVLVLATGGNLTVLLTLGQRSRKRSRMHLFVLHLALTDLGVALFQVLPQLLWDITYRFQGPDLLCRTVKYLQVLSMFASTYMLLAMTLDRYLAVCHPLRSLQQPSQSAYPLIAAPWLLAAVLSLPQVFIFSLREVIQGTGVLDCWAHFRVPWGPRVYITWNTLAIFVLPVAMLTACYSLIYHEICKNLKVKTQARKVEGRGWRTWDRTSPSGPAVATRGLPSRVSSINTISRAKIQTVKMTFVIVLAYIACWAPFFSVQMWSVWDKNAPDEDSTNVAFTISMLLGNLSSCCNPWVYMGFNSHLRPRPLRRLACCGGSRPQPCPQLSSDSPSGRHTTLLTCSSGLPTLTLSPRLRGGPGSRKGSVQVHGKASSETIAF